AGGAAGACGTACAACGAGGCCTTCTCATGCCTGTCTTTGACGCGGTACTAAAGACTGGCAAGGGTTATTATCTGGTGCAGGCCAAAGATGTGGTGTTGGGCGAGGCAGCCCAACTGTTGCGCCGATGGCTTTGCGACGTAGCGCAGCGAGCTCAACAAAATTGATAACTTAAGCACACTCTGTCTTGGCTTTGCGCGAGGATCTGCCTTCATTTCTTCGCAGATGCCCATCGTCCTTTCATACCTGAGCGCAATTTGCCGGCGAGCCATGACAGGGCTATCGCTGGAATTGAGAGAAGGACCGCATAGATGATACCGACGCCTAGCAACGGGGATGCACCAGAAATCGCCAAGACTACTGGGACCTGAGAGAGCATTACGATGCCGCCTGCGGACCATTGTGAGCTTCTTAGTGCTGCCCCAAGGATTACTGACAGCGCTAGCGCAGCGGGATAGATAATCGTCCAGTAACTAGCCAGGTCCCAAGGCTCCTCAGCCCCTGTGATTACTGAAACAACAGTCCAAAATAATAGGGATACAACGCAGGTAGCAATGAATGCCATGAACAATTTCTAAACCTTCGGAGCCTATCGGCTTGGGTCGTTATCGTACCTGTGGTTGAGGTTCCAGTCTTTTGATTTTGTTCTTAACCACCTTGTGGAAAATGACAAATTCCCGCGATTGCAGCCATCAACATGACGAGGGGGGGCCAGCCTTCGGCAATGGCTTTTTTCGTCGACTGGTTGTCCGGCGACTAAAGCCAAAATAACAATAGCCAGCTTAGAGGTTTCTAGACCTGAGCCCACGTAGTTGGCGTGTCCTATTGCTTTCTCGCGGCTGCCCGCTGCGCAAGGCTGCGAGCCACTATTGAATACGCACTCCATCGCTGAGTTTACTGATCCAGCCGTTGACGAAACCGAGGAATAGCAAAATCCAGAAATCGCCTCATTTTCAGGGGCATTTGCCCAGGTGACATGTGAATCAGGTTGATAGGCGCCGACAAAGGCTCATATTTATCCAGCACAATCTCCAGCAGTCCCTCGCTGACCGCTTCCGCGACTTGATAGTGCAATAACTGAACGACTCCAACGCCATCAATGGCAGCCTGCGCTGCGGCTTCAGCGGTCGTCACCGATAAGCGCGGTGTAATCCGCCTCGTTGATTCTGTCACGCCATCTTTTGAGTGTTGAAAAGGCATAGGGGCGTCAAGTCGCACGGTTGGCAAATGCTGCAGATCTGCGTGACATTCAGGTCTTCCATACGCTTCCAGCAGCCTGGGACTGGCGCAAATTACAGTTCTCATGGCCCCCACCTGAGTGGCGATCATGCCGCTGTCAGCGAGTGTTCCGATGCGCACCGCCATGTCCACGTGGTCGTCAACGAGGTGCGCGTTGCGATCTGAAAGCAAAAGCCGAATGTTGATTTCGGAAAACTCCCCTAAAAACGCGTTGACGATCGGCAGCACATGCAGCCGACCGAACATGATTGGCGCGGTCAGGACCAGCTCGCCTTTGGGGGCAATGAATTCTCCGGCAGCTTCGCGTTCGGCCACCTCCAACTGCTCCAATATTCGGCGCGCCGCAGCCACGTAAGCCACCCCTGCATCAGTCAACGAGAGCCTGCGCGTGGTTCGAATCAATAAGCGGCTACCTATCAGCATCTCCAGGTCAGAAATTTTCCTGCTGATGGTGGGAAGGGGGATGTCGGCTAGCCGGCCGGCCGCCGTCAGGCTGCCAGCATCAATCGCAGCCACGAGCAGCTTCATTGCCTCAAATCTGTCCATGGAATGTTCCAATATTTGGTAGAGAGATTACCGATATTCTCTGATTATGCAGGTTTATTGAAACAGTCAATATAGCCTTATCAAGTGGGTGCGCCTGACGCTCGACAAGCCATGAACTCACCGCCTGATAGACCACTTATCTTTTTCATTCAGTGTCCAAGGAGTTTGTATGAGCATTAAAAGTTTATTAACGGCAACGGCCCTCAGTGCAGCGCTTCTCAGCGCAGGAGTCGAAGCGGCGGACATTAGCCGTCAAAGCGCAAGCGACGTCCAACACCATTTTGTCGAGGTAAAAGGGGTCAGCATCTTCTATCGGGAAGCGGGCGACCCTTCGGCGCCAACCATCGTGTTGCTTCATGGGTTCCCTACCTCATCCTTCATGTATCGCGACTTGATGTCGAAGCTGGCGGACCGTTACCACGTGATTGCCCCCGACTTCCCGGGTTTTGGATTCTCGGACAGCCCTGATCGCGCGAAGTACTCATACACGTTCGACAACATCGCCAAAACCATGGACGGGTTTACTGAAGCGCTTGCGCTGAAGCGCTACGCGCTTCAAGTTTTCGACTATGGTGCGCCTGTAGGCTGGCGGATGGCCGTCGCACACCCCGATAGAATCACCGCAATCATCAGCCAAAACGGCAACGCTTACGTTGAAGGCCTCAGCGAGGGTTGGAACCCTATTCAACGTTACTGGAACGCTCCCAATGCCGAGAACCGCAACGCATTGCGCGAGTTGCTCAAGCCAGAATCAATCAAGTGGCAATACACGCATGGCGTAGCGGCCCCTGACAGGGTTGCACCGGAAACTTACACCTTGGATTACGCGTTCGTGTCGCGACCAGGTAACGATGAAATCCAGTTGGATTTGTTCGGAGACTATGCGACCAACGTGAAGCGCTACCCCGAGTTCCAGGCATATTTCCGCAAATATCAGCCGCCGATGTTGGCCGTATGGGGAAAGAACGATCCGTTTTTTCTCCCGGCAGGAGCGAACGCGTTCAAGCGTGATATTCCCAAAGCTGAGGTACATCTCTACGATACCGGGCACTTCGCACTGGAAACACACTTGAACGAGATCAGTGGCGAAATCCACCGTTTCCTAGACCGGAATGTGGTGCCGCAAAAATAAGCTCCGTCGCACATGTGCAACGGCGCACGGTGCGCTCGCTGTTGCTGGTCCTCTCTACTTACTCCTTAGGGTGTGGTGTGTTACGTGACTGAATAGCCCCTAGCTTCGTAGAAACATTTGACTGACTCCTTTTGGCCGATTGTGTTGAAAAAGTCGCTCCGCTCAAACTGCCCGGATATTGACCGTGGAAAATGCAACTTTTGCACGTTGCTACGTGAAGTCTGAGCCCGGAAGCCTCAACCAAAAATGAGGATTTCAATCTCAGACGCGTACTTTTCTGCAGTGGAAACCAAGGCCTACTTTTTCAACAGAATCGGCCGTTTTCTGCACATCGTGAGAGTCAGTAAACGACCCAAAGCTGCCATAAGAGTTAAAAAACTGCCGTTCGCTTCGCCAGCTTTCGAGAGCTGCGCGGTGCAAAACGATGCAGGCTGCTCATATGGCCGATGTCCGCAGCCTGCAAACGGCTTACCAGATCCTCGCGTGCTCCTTGTCCGCCATCACGAACGTATTCAAGCTCCGACGTTGTGATCAATGCCACAGGAACCAATCTGACCGGGGATAAGGCATGTCATCCAGTCGGGTAGGGAAATCCGGTTCAGGGGCTCCCAGCAAGACGCCGGTAGAGTCGTCGTCGGTAAAGAAGAGTTTGGGTAGTTGATCACTCATATGGTGCGACCGGCTGAACGTAACCGTCCGAGCAACACATCTTCCTGATGCCATCGGTTAAGGCGATGGTGTCCACCTAAATTTAAGTGGACACCATTTTTAGCCTTTTTAAGCGGACGCCCATGCCACAAGAACGCCGTTCCTATTCCAAGTCCTTCAAGGCCCAGGTCATTACTGAGTGCGCCCATCCTGACACTTCAATTGTATGCGTCCGGGCATCACGCCTTGCGTGATTAGACCGGCTGCCACTTATGCGGCAGCAACTGATCGATCTCACTCGCCCGCTGCGTCGGCAAACGCATGAGGATATCCTTCAAATAGGCATACGGATCATGGCCATTCAGCCGCGCAGACTGGATCAGACTCATGATCGCCGCCGCTCGTTTGCCGCTACGCAGCGATCCAGCGAAGAGCCAGTTTTTGCGTCCCAGCGCCCACGGCCGGATCTGGTTCTCTGCCCAGTTATTGTCAATAGGTACCGCCCCATCACTGAGGTAGCGCGACAGCGCTGCCCAGCGTTTCAGGCTGTAATCCAGTGCTCTGCAAATAGCCGAACCTTCAGGCACGAGGTCGCGCTGGGCGATCATCCAGGTATGCAGTCTATCCATCACCGGGACGGCTTTTTCTTGCCGTATTCGGCGCCGTAAATCCGGCTCCAGATCGCGGACTTCGCTCTCGATTTCGTACAGCAACTGGATGTAGCGCAGGGCCTGCTCGGCGAGCATGCTCTTGTTGGTGGCGTGCAATTCGAAGAACTTGCGCCGGGCATGGGCCATGCAGCCGATCTCGGTCACACCGAGTTCGAAACTGGCCTTGTAGCCGCCAAAGTCATCACACACCAGTTTGCCCTTCCAGTCTTGCAGGAAGTTGCGAGCATGTTCTCCGGCGCGGCTGGGGCTGAAGTCATAAACCACCGCTGCCACGTCCGAAAACTGGCTGGTGGCGTAGGCCCAAACATAGGAACGGTGCGTTTTCTTCGAGCCTGGCGCAAGCATCTGCACCGGTGTTTCATCAGCGTGGACGACCTGCTGCCCAAGCACCACATCGCGCAGCGCGTCAACCAAGGGCTGCAACTGCACGCCGGTAATGCCAACCCATTGAGCCAAAGTGGAACGTGGAATCGCCAGGCCCGCTCGACCGAAAATCGACTCTTGGCGGTAAAGCGGCAGGTGGTCGGCAAACTTGGCGATCATGACGTGGGCCAGCAGCCCGGCGGTCGGGATACCCTTGTCGATGACCTGTGCCGGAACGGGTGCCTGGATCAGCGTTTCGCACTCATCGCATACCCACTTGCCACGGACATGGCGTTCGACGGTGAACACGCCGGGCGTGTAGTCCAGCTTCTCGCTGACGTCCTCACCGATGCGCTTGAGGGCGCAGCCGCATGGGCAGTGGGTGTTGTCCGGTTCGTGAT
This genomic stretch from Pseudomonas orientalis harbors:
- a CDS encoding LysR family transcriptional regulator, translating into MDRFEAMKLLVAAIDAGSLTAAGRLADIPLPTISRKISDLEMLIGSRLLIRTTRRLSLTDAGVAYVAAARRILEQLEVAEREAAGEFIAPKGELVLTAPIMFGRLHVLPIVNAFLGEFSEINIRLLLSDRNAHLVDDHVDMAVRIGTLADSGMIATQVGAMRTVICASPRLLEAYGRPECHADLQHLPTVRLDAPMPFQHSKDGVTESTRRITPRLSVTTAEAAAQAAIDGVGVVQLLHYQVAEAVSEGLLEIVLDKYEPLSAPINLIHMSPGQMPLKMRRFLDFAIPRFRQRLDQ
- a CDS encoding alpha/beta fold hydrolase; the protein is MSIKSLLTATALSAALLSAGVEAADISRQSASDVQHHFVEVKGVSIFYREAGDPSAPTIVLLHGFPTSSFMYRDLMSKLADRYHVIAPDFPGFGFSDSPDRAKYSYTFDNIAKTMDGFTEALALKRYALQVFDYGAPVGWRMAVAHPDRITAIISQNGNAYVEGLSEGWNPIQRYWNAPNAENRNALRELLKPESIKWQYTHGVAAPDRVAPETYTLDYAFVSRPGNDEIQLDLFGDYATNVKRYPEFQAYFRKYQPPMLAVWGKNDPFFLPAGANAFKRDIPKAEVHLYDTGHFALETHLNEISGEIHRFLDRNVVPQK
- the tnpC gene encoding IS66 family transposase; the protein is MTSLPNLDHLTPEQLRALAAQLIQRVETLDQQVETMGKTVETMGKKINRDQTVIEKLTHEIAQLKRLKFAKRSEQMNPEQASLLDDLIDTDIAAIEAELQALQTAPAATEKKQKPKRTALPAEFPRTLIHHEPDNTHCPCGCALKRIGEDVSEKLDYTPGVFTVERHVRGKWVCDECETLIQAPVPAQVIDKGIPTAGLLAHVMIAKFADHLPLYRQESIFGRAGLAIPRSTLAQWVGITGVQLQPLVDALRDVVLGQQVVHADETPVQMLAPGSKKTHRSYVWAYATSQFSDVAAVVYDFSPSRAGEHARNFLQDWKGKLVCDDFGGYKASFELGVTEIGCMAHARRKFFELHATNKSMLAEQALRYIQLLYEIESEVRDLEPDLRRRIRQEKAVPVMDRLHTWMIAQRDLVPEGSAICRALDYSLKRWAALSRYLSDGAVPIDNNWAENQIRPWALGRKNWLFAGSLRSGKRAAAIMSLIQSARLNGHDPYAYLKDILMRLPTQRASEIDQLLPHKWQPV